Within the Miscanthus floridulus cultivar M001 unplaced genomic scaffold, ASM1932011v1 os_2634_1_2, whole genome shotgun sequence genome, the region TAAATGTCAGCTTATTTTGGGTTTATGATACAAGTTTCGCTGTGCAGATCTGTTCCAAAGGCTTTTCAGACAAGATCTTCTTGTTGCTAGTCTCTTTCGTAACTTCTTGCTTGCTGAGAGAATCATGCGATCAGCAAGTTGTACTCCAGTTTCTTATCCATTGTTACCCCCAACACATCAACACCATATGTGGTAACTAGCCCGACTCGCCCTTCTGTTTTTGCATTAACTACCTTTTGTGTGTTTTGTAACATGCTAAATCCCAGGGATGCATGGGACATGGCTGCTGAGATTTGCCTTTCCAAGCTTCCTGAGTTAATTGCTGATCCAAATGCGGAGTTTCAGGTTCTACTCATCATTTAGCATTTCAAGAAATATCAGTAGTTTTTGCTGGTATTGTTTTGACATTTGAATACAAGCGTTTCAGTATTGCTAATTTCATTCTCTCCTCCAAACCAGCCAAGTCCGTTTTTTACGGAACAGCTGACGGCTTTCGAAGTGTGGCTTGATCATGGCTCCGAGGACAAGAAACCTCCTGAACAGTTACCCATAGTTCTTCAGGTAAGGCATTTTGGTTTTACACTTATATATAGTTCTTCAGGTAAGACATTTTGGTTTTACACTTACATTCAAGTGAATTATTTGTAAAGCCCAGTTTTAACTTTGTAACCTTATTGCCCTTCACTTTTCTGCTATATTTTTAATTTTGTAAAATGTTTTACATTCATATCTGCTACTCCCTCCAATTACAAAAGACTACCGTTTTGGGTTGTGTTCAGTTAACCTATCAAAAAAATTTGGATTGTTAATTACTCTGTGTACATTGAGATTGGACATTTGAAAATGTTATGGGTAGATTTGTCCCAAAACATATACTCATAATCATATAATTTTACTATTCTTATATACTGTAGTACAACATTACTTGGCAAATTTATGTTTTGTGGATCATGGCAACACCGAAATGACACTATTTTATGACTGGAGGGATCATATTTCTTTTCTTGTTTTATTTCTTTCTTACATCTTATCTTTTTTGCAGGTCCTGCTTAGTCAATCACACAGATTTAGAGCGCTTGTTCTGCTCGGAAGATTTCTTGACATGGGGCCATGGGCTGTTGATTTGGTTTGTACTGACCTCTTATGCATCAAATGCTTCTTGTTTTTTCTCTTTAGTTTTTAACCTCTGGCACTTCATTGTCGTAGGCCCTGTCTGTTGGAATATTTCCTTATGTACTCAAACTGCTTCAAACAAGTGCAATGGAGTTGCGTCAAATTCTTGTGTTTATATGGACAAAAATTCTCTCTCTTGATAAGGTATGCGCTCTTCATTGTAATCTTTTGACAGTTTTTTGTTGTCTTATATTCAGTTGTTTAACATGTAGCTTTTTCCCAAATGACAGTCGTGCCAGGTTGACTTGGTTAAAGATGGAGGACATGcatattttgttaggtttcttgACAGTTTGGATGCTTACCCAGAACAGCGTGCAATGGCTGCTTTTGTTTTAGCAGTCATTGTGGATGGGCATAGGACGGGTCAAGAGGCTTGTATGAATGCAGGCCTTATAGATGTTTGCCTGCGACACCTGCAACCTGAGAATCCTCATGATTCACATACAGAACCTTTACTTTTACAGTGGCTTTGCTTATGCCTTGGAAAACTCTGGGAAGATTTCCCTGATGTTCAGCTACTTAGTTTGCAAACAAATACACCTGAAATTGTAATATGTTTATTGTCGGAGCCTCAACCTGAGGTATGATGCCTTGCCTTCATATCATGTCTACTCTTTCTTTTGCCTACTTGACAAGATACATATTAAACATTTGGTCTTGCCAGGTCAGAGCTGCTGCTGTTTTTGCACTTGGGACTCTCCTGGATACTACATCAAATGGCGCTGatgatgattctgatgatgatgaaaaggtgAAAGCTGAAATAAATGTAGTTAGAAGCCTTCTACAGATATCATCAGATGCTAGTCCCCTTGTTCGATCTGAGGTTGCTATAGGTATGTGCATTGGAAAATTATACTGTTTTTCCTAGAGCACTTCTTTTAGTATGTTGAACATAGGGGATTTCTTTTAATCTTATATGGCAATCATTTTGAGTTGTTCTCTTGTTTTTCCAGCGCTTACTCGCTTTGCGTTGGGTCACAACAAACATCTCAAATCTGTTGCGGCTGAGTATTGGAAACCTCAATCCAATTCATTGCTGAAGTCACTACCATCATTGGCAAATATAAGTAATCCAAGCAATGTTTACAGTCCCAACAACATTCTACAAGGCAGCATTGGTCCTGTGCTGAGGGTTGGCAGTGATAGCAGTGCCGCTGGTCGTGATGGAAGAGTTTCTACAAGTAGCCCAATTGCAACAAGTAGCATCATGCATGGCTCTCCCCAGTCAGATGATTCTTCCCAACACTCTGATTCTGGCATATTACTGAGAGAGAATGCTAGTAATGGTGGTCTCGGCTACACTAGGTCGAGGCCTGTTGATAATGTCATTTATTCTCAATTTATATCAACTATGTGTTCTTTTGCTAAAGATCCTTACCCAAGAATTGCAACTATTGGTCGGAGAGCACTGTCCCTTATAGGTGTTGAACAAGTAGTCATGAAAAATACTAGATTTAACAGTGGAGGTGCACATCGGGGAGAGACATCTGCTTCAAACTTTGGAATGGCACGCTCTTCGTCCTGGCTTGATATGAATTCTGGTAAGTTATTATCACTTTCTTTACTATGTGCTTGGACGTTGAAACACCTTGCTTGATTTGGTGTTCAGAGAAAGTCAAGAATTCTTGAATTGAGTTTCCTATATTTTGCAGGAAGCAACTTGATAAAATTTAGGACCCCTCCTGTTAGCCCCCCTCAGCATGATTATCTTCCAGGATTACGCCGAGTGTGTTCTATGGAGTTTGGACAACATCCTATAAATTCACCTGATGGCTTAGCTGATCCCCTTTTAAGCTCCGCTGCAGCTCCCAGTAATGCTGAACTATGTATACTTCCCCAATCAACAATTTACAACTGGAGTTGTGGTCACTTCTCTAGGCCTCTTTTAACTGGCTCTGATGATAATGAAGAAGCAAATGTCAGAAGGGAAGAGAGAGAACGAGTTGCACTAGATTATATTGCTAAGTGCCAGCGCTCCTGTATGTGGACATACATTAGTCTGCATTACATTCATTCTTCTTGTTGGTTTCCTTGATTATTTATCTGTTATTTTTTTTGGTTGTTCACCCTTGGAATAGCAGCTTGCAAGATGACAAGCCAAATTGCTAGTTGGGATACGAGATTTGAGTTGGGAACAAAAGCAGCTTTATTGTTGCCATTTTCTCCAATCGTTGTTGCAGCTGATGAAAATGAGCAAATAAGGTGAAATAATTATTGCAATTAAAAATCCTAGTGCCTGAAA harbors:
- the LOC136535252 gene encoding regulatory-associated protein of TOR 2-like isoform X2 gives rise to the protein MMALCLRGEEKRREAHQASMALGDLMASRLVHSSSSSPSPSPSPSRSTAAAPAPPLPNHHHHHQNHNHAGDGLLAANGPEPRNVLEAAAEVEKLAPVAYLPQVVVLCEQRHEPDGIDEAAAAATAPSTSGLVSKWRPKDRMKTGCVALVLCLNISVDPPDVIKISPCARMECWIDPFSMAPPKALDSIGKTLHSQYERWQPKARYKLQLDPTVEKVKNLCNTCRKYARSERVLFHYNGHGVPKPTSNGEIWVFNKSYTQYIPLPITDLESWLKTPSIYVFDCSAAGIIVKAFLERLDWSSSSSASAQKDCILLAACEAHQSLPQSAEFPADLFTACLTTPIKMALHWFCKRSLLHDSLDLSLIDQIPGRQNDRKTLLGELNWIFTAITDTIAWNVLPHDLFQRLFRQDLLVASLFRNFLLAERIMRSASCTPVSYPLLPPTHQHHMWDAWDMAAEICLSKLPELIADPNAEFQPSPFFTEQLTAFEVWLDHGSEDKKPPEQLPIVLQVLLSQSHRFRALVLLGRFLDMGPWAVDLALSVGIFPYVLKLLQTSAMELRQILVFIWTKILSLDKSCQVDLVKDGGHAYFVRFLDSLDAYPEQRAMAAFVLAVIVDGHRTGQEACMNAGLIDVCLRHLQPENPHDSHTEPLLLQWLCLCLGKLWEDFPDVQLLSLQTNTPEIVICLLSEPQPEVRAAAVFALGTLLDTTSNGADDDSDDDEKVKAEINVVRSLLQISSDASPLVRSEVAIALTRFALGHNKHLKSVAAEYWKPQSNSLLKSLPSLANISNPSNVYSPNNILQGSIGPVLRVGSDSSAAGRDGRVSTSSPIATSSIMHGSPQSDDSSQHSDSGILLRENASNGGLGYTRSRPVDNVIYSQFISTMCSFAKDPYPRIATIGRRALSLIGVEQVVMKNTRFNSGGAHRGETSASNFGMARSSSWLDMNSGSNLIKFRTPPVSPPQHDYLPGLRRVCSMEFGQHPINSPDGLADPLLSSAAAPSNAELCILPQSTIYNWSCGHFSRPLLTGSDDNEEANVRREERERVALDYIAKCQRSSACKMTSQIASWDTRFELGTKAALLLPFSPIVVAADENEQIRVWNYDDALPVNSYQNHNLSDRGLSKLLLINELDESLLLAASSDGNVRVWKNFAQKGGQKLVTAFSSVQGHRAAGRSIVIDWQQQSGYLYASGDMSSILVWDLDKEQLLSTIQSSGDSAISSLVSFYCHALIREIGTFVQATSYLLFD
- the LOC136535252 gene encoding regulatory-associated protein of TOR 2-like isoform X1, which gives rise to MMALCLRGEEKRREAHQASMALGDLMASRLVHSSSSSPSPSPSPSRSTAAAPAPPLPNHHHHHQNHNHAGDGLLAANGPEPRNVLEAAAEVEKLAPVAYLPQVVVLCEQRHEPDGIDEAAAAATAPSTSGLVSKWRPKDRMKTGCVALVLCLNISVDPPDVIKISPCARMECWIDPFSMAPPKALDSIGKTLHSQYERWQPKARYKLQLDPTVEKVKNLCNTCRKYARSERVLFHYNGHGVPKPTSNGEIWVFNKSYTQYIPLPITDLESWLKTPSIYVFDCSAAGIIVKAFLERLDWSSSSSASAQKDCILLAACEAHQSLPQSAEFPADLFTACLTTPIKMALHWFCKRSLLHDSLDLSLIDQIPGRQNDRKTLLGELNWIFTAITDTIAWNVLPHDLFQRLFRQDLLVASLFRNFLLAERIMRSASCTPVSYPLLPPTHQHHMWDAWDMAAEICLSKLPELIADPNAEFQPSPFFTEQLTAFEVWLDHGSEDKKPPEQLPIVLQVLLSQSHRFRALVLLGRFLDMGPWAVDLALSVGIFPYVLKLLQTSAMELRQILVFIWTKILSLDKSCQVDLVKDGGHAYFVRFLDSLDAYPEQRAMAAFVLAVIVDGHRTGQEACMNAGLIDVCLRHLQPENPHDSHTEPLLLQWLCLCLGKLWEDFPDVQLLSLQTNTPEIVICLLSEPQPEVRAAAVFALGTLLDTTSNGADDDSDDDEKVKAEINVVRSLLQISSDASPLVRSEVAIALTRFALGHNKHLKSVAAEYWKPQSNSLLKSLPSLANISNPSNVYSPNNILQGSIGPVLRVGSDSSAAGRDGRVSTSSPIATSSIMHGSPQSDDSSQHSDSGILLRENASNGGLGYTRSRPVDNVIYSQFISTMCSFAKDPYPRIATIGRRALSLIGVEQVVMKNTRFNSGGAHRGETSASNFGMARSSSWLDMNSGSNLIKFRTPPVSPPQHDYLPGLRRVCSMEFGQHPINSPDGLADPLLSSAAAPSNAELCILPQSTIYNWSCGHFSRPLLTGSDDNEEANVRREERERVALDYIAKCQRSSACKMTSQIASWDTRFELGTKAALLLPFSPIVVAADENEQIRVWNYDDALPVNSYQNHNLSDRGLSKLLLINELDESLLLAASSTPLFSMFFFLHLSSTIALSNFHVAGDGNVRVWKNFAQKGGQKLVTAFSSVQGHRAAGRSIVIDWQQQSGYLYASGDMSSILVWDLDKEQLLSTIQSSGDSAISSLVSFYCHALIREIGTFVQATSYLLFD
- the LOC136535252 gene encoding regulatory-associated protein of TOR 2-like isoform X3 encodes the protein MMALCLRGEEKRREAHQASMALGDLMASRLVHSSSSSPSPSPSPSRSTAAAPAPPLPNHHHHHQNHNHAGDGLLAANGPEPRNVLEAAAEVEKLAPVAYLPQVVVLCEQRHEPDGIDEAAAAATAPSTSGLVSKWRPKDRMKTGCVALVLCLNISVDPPDVIKISPCARMECWIDPFSMAPPKALDSIGKTLHSQYERWQPKARYKLQLDPTVEKVKNLCNTCRKYARSERVLFHYNGHGVPKPTSNGEIWVFNKSYTQYIPLPITDLESWLKTPSIYVFDCSAAGIIVKAFLERLDWSSSSSASAQKDCILLAACEAHQSLPQSAEFPADLFTACLTTPIKMALHWFCKRSLLHDSLDLSLIDQIPGRQNDRKTLLGELNWIFTAITDTIAWNVLPHDLFQRLFRQDLLVASLFRNFLLAERIMRSASCTPVSYPLLPPTHQHHMWDAWDMAAEICLSKLPELIADPNAEFQPSPFFTEQLTAFEVWLDHGSEDKKPPEQLPIVLQVLLSQSHRFRALVLLGRFLDMGPWAVDLALSVGIFPYVLKLLQTSAMELRQILVFIWTKILSLDKSCQVDLVKDGGHAYFVRFLDSLDAYPEQRAMAAFVLAVIVDGHRTGQEACMNAGLIDVCLRHLQPENPHDSHTEPLLLQWLCLCLGKLWEDFPDVQLLSLQTNTPEIVICLLSEPQPEVRAAAVFALGTLLDTTSNGADDDSDDDEKVKAEINVVRSLLQISSDASPLVRSEVAIALTRFALGHNKHLKSVAAEYWKPQSNSLLKSLPSLANISNPSNVYSPNNILQGSIGPVLRVGSDSSAAGRDGRVSTSSPIATSSIMHGSPQSDDSSQHSDSGILLRENASNGGLGYTRSRPVDNVIYSQFISTMCSFAKDPYPRIATIGRRALSLIGVEQVVMKNTRFNSGGAHRGETSASNFGMARSSSWLDMNSGSNLIKFRTPPVSPPQHDYLPGLRRVCSMEFGQHPINSPDGLADPLLSSAAAPSNAELCILPQSTIYNWSCGHFSRPLLTGSDDNEEANVRREERERVALDYIAKCQRSSCKMTSQIASWDTRFELGTKAALLLPFSPIVVAADENEQIRVWNYDDALPVNSYQNHNLSDRGLSKLLLINELDESLLLAASSDGNVRVWKNFAQKGGQKLVTAFSSVQGHRAAGRSIVIDWQQQSGYLYASGDMSSILVWDLDKEQLLSTIQSSGDSAISSLVSFYCHALIREIGTFVQATSYLLFD